In a single window of the Pseudoxanthomonas sp. F37 genome:
- a CDS encoding SLC13 family permease: MEFQQILFLVILAVTLGLFISEKLRIDLVALLALLALTLSGILGPKEALAGFASEPAIIVAAVFVLSAGLSATGITDRIGAGIGRAAGGSEWRTIAVVMPATAALAAFSHHVMVTAMMLPILMRIAREQKLAASRLLMPMSLAASLGTTLTLFSAPAFLLSNDLIKRAGLPALDIFAISPIGIALVLLGTVYMLLARWLVPKRDGETPQGDYLKLDRYYTELLVEADSPWVGKTRGDFSGAFKDRLQVVDWLRHGMRRRNQHPDSPLAAGDVLLVRASPDEIASIRDEPGLALHAVAKYGDTPGERPTSEALGDEQLVQAVVAPHSEFVGRSVADIDFLRNLGVVVVGLWRREGWLHGELSETVLQEGDLLVLWGQQQNLEPLATHHGFLMLMPFGGREKPRRRAPVALLIMAAAVAAAATETLAPHIAFLAGAVAMVLTRCVDIERAYQEIDVRIFVMIGGVIPLGIAMEKTGTAALVADLLLNHAAHWSPLVLLLVMFGTAALLTQILSDAATTVLLAPIALALATGLGLDPVPFVVCTAMGAVASFLTPIGHHGNLLILNPGRYTFGDFLRVGAPLTLAIALTTAWLARWLWLDGPLLPGIGG, from the coding sequence ATGGAGTTCCAACAGATCCTCTTCCTGGTCATCCTGGCGGTCACGCTGGGACTGTTCATCAGCGAGAAGCTGCGCATCGACCTGGTCGCGCTGCTGGCCCTGCTGGCACTGACCCTGAGCGGGATCCTGGGACCGAAGGAGGCGCTGGCGGGCTTCGCCAGCGAGCCGGCCATCATCGTGGCCGCGGTGTTCGTGCTGTCGGCCGGCCTGTCGGCCACCGGCATCACCGACCGTATCGGCGCCGGCATCGGCCGGGCGGCGGGCGGCAGCGAGTGGCGCACCATCGCCGTGGTCATGCCGGCCACGGCGGCGCTGGCGGCGTTCTCGCACCACGTGATGGTCACGGCGATGATGCTGCCCATCCTGATGCGCATCGCGCGCGAGCAGAAGCTGGCCGCGTCGCGCCTGCTGATGCCCATGTCGCTGGCCGCATCGCTGGGCACCACGCTGACGCTGTTCAGCGCGCCGGCGTTCCTGCTCTCCAACGACCTGATCAAGCGCGCCGGCCTGCCCGCACTGGACATCTTCGCCATCAGCCCCATCGGCATCGCGCTGGTGCTGCTGGGCACGGTGTATATGCTGCTGGCGCGCTGGCTGGTGCCCAAGCGCGACGGGGAAACACCGCAGGGCGATTACCTGAAGCTGGACCGCTACTACACCGAACTGCTGGTGGAAGCGGATTCGCCTTGGGTCGGCAAGACCCGCGGCGACTTCTCCGGCGCCTTCAAGGACCGCCTGCAGGTGGTCGACTGGCTGCGCCACGGCATGCGTCGCCGCAACCAGCACCCCGACAGCCCGCTGGCCGCCGGCGATGTGCTGCTGGTGCGCGCCTCGCCCGATGAGATCGCCTCCATCCGCGACGAGCCAGGCCTGGCCCTGCACGCCGTGGCCAAGTACGGCGACACGCCCGGCGAACGCCCCACGTCCGAAGCGCTGGGCGACGAGCAACTGGTGCAGGCGGTCGTGGCGCCCCATTCCGAATTCGTCGGCCGCAGCGTGGCCGACATCGACTTCCTGCGCAATCTCGGCGTGGTGGTGGTGGGACTGTGGCGCCGCGAGGGCTGGCTGCACGGCGAACTGTCCGAGACCGTGCTGCAGGAAGGCGACCTGCTGGTGCTGTGGGGCCAGCAGCAGAACCTGGAGCCGCTGGCGACCCACCACGGCTTCCTGATGCTGATGCCGTTCGGCGGCCGGGAGAAGCCGCGCCGGCGCGCGCCGGTGGCGCTGCTGATCATGGCGGCCGCCGTGGCCGCCGCGGCCACCGAAACGCTGGCGCCGCACATCGCCTTCCTGGCCGGCGCGGTGGCGATGGTGCTGACCCGCTGCGTGGACATCGAGCGCGCCTACCAGGAAATCGACGTGCGCATCTTCGTGATGATCGGCGGGGTGATCCCGCTGGGCATCGCCATGGAGAAGACCGGCACCGCCGCGCTGGTGGCGGACCTGCTGCTGAACCACGCCGCGCACTGGTCGCCGCTGGTGCTGCTGCTGGTGATGTTCGGCACGGCGGCGTTGCTGACCCAGATCCTGTCCGACGCCGCCACCACGGTGCTGCTGGCCCCCATCGCGCTGGCCCTGGCGACGGGCCTGGGCCTGGATCCGGTGCCGTTCGTGGTGTGCACCGCGATGGGCGCGGTGGCCTCGTTCCTGACCCCCATCGGCCACCATGGCAACCTGCTGATCCTCAATCCCGGCCGCTACACCTTCGGCGATTTCCTCCGCGTGGGGGCACCGCTCACCCTGGCCATCGCCCTCACCACCGCCTGGCTGGCGCGCTGGCTGTGGCTGGACGGGCCGCTGCTGCCGGGTATCGGCGGCTGA
- the rhtA gene encoding threonine/homoserine exporter RhtA, producing the protein MHSLSRPQAASPWQPIALLLVAMVSIQSGAALAKHLFPAVGATGATALRLSLATLLLAAVFRPWRMRVGRHQWPALLAYGVSLGLMNLMFYKALETVPLGIAIALEFTGPLAVALFGSRHLRDVVWVALAVLGLVLLVPEQGAQALDPAGAAYALGAGACWASYIVFGQKAGNDHGPQTVALGTCIAAVVAVPFGVVHAGTALLSPVLLPIALGVALLSTALPYSLEMVALTKLPTRTFGMLMSLEPAIGALCGLLFLHERLTVLQWLAIGAIIVASAGAAMTARPPVDSAGSGEG; encoded by the coding sequence ATGCATTCCCTATCCCGTCCGCAGGCCGCCTCGCCGTGGCAGCCCATCGCCCTGCTGCTGGTGGCGATGGTGTCCATCCAGTCCGGCGCCGCGCTGGCCAAGCATCTGTTTCCCGCCGTCGGCGCGACCGGCGCCACCGCCCTGCGCCTGAGCCTGGCGACCCTGTTGCTGGCAGCGGTATTCCGGCCCTGGCGCATGCGCGTGGGGCGCCACCAGTGGCCCGCGCTGCTGGCGTACGGCGTCTCGTTGGGCCTGATGAACCTGATGTTCTACAAGGCACTGGAAACGGTGCCGCTGGGCATCGCCATTGCGCTGGAGTTCACCGGTCCCTTGGCCGTGGCGCTGTTCGGCTCGCGCCACCTGCGCGACGTGGTCTGGGTCGCGCTGGCCGTGCTGGGGCTGGTGCTGCTGGTGCCCGAGCAGGGTGCGCAGGCCCTGGATCCCGCCGGTGCGGCCTATGCGCTGGGCGCGGGTGCGTGCTGGGCGTCGTACATCGTGTTCGGGCAGAAGGCCGGCAACGACCACGGCCCGCAGACCGTCGCCTTGGGCACCTGCATCGCCGCGGTGGTCGCGGTGCCGTTCGGTGTCGTGCATGCGGGCACCGCGCTGCTCTCGCCCGTGCTGCTGCCCATCGCCTTGGGCGTGGCGCTGCTGTCCACGGCGTTGCCCTACAGCCTGGAAATGGTGGCGTTGACGAAACTGCCCACGCGCACCTTCGGCATGCTGATGAGCCTGGAGCCGGCCATCGGCGCGTTGTGCGGCCTGCTGTTCCTGCACGAGCGCCTCACCGTGCTGCAGTGGCTGGCGATCGGCGCGATCATCGTCGCGTCGGCGGGCGCTGCGATGACGGCGCGCCCGCCGGTGGATTCGGCGGGCAGCGGCGAAGGCTAG
- the rlmB gene encoding 23S rRNA (guanosine(2251)-2'-O)-methyltransferase RlmB: MSKQNQWIVGVNAVASAIENDADNVREVLVEGGSKNARLTEIEENARRKGIDVRRVTGQALDGVAGSLRHQGVAARYAAARTWDEGELQGLVEAAEGKALLLVLDGVQDPHNLGACLRSAAGAGVTAVVIPKDKSVGVNATVRKTSAGAADRIPVVQVTNLSRCLRDLQQLGVWIYGLAGEAEASLYSLDLRGNVALVLGGEADGLRRLTREHCDGLVKIPMPGDIESLNVSVAAGVTLFEAVRQRQ, from the coding sequence ATGAGCAAGCAGAACCAGTGGATCGTCGGCGTCAACGCGGTGGCCTCGGCCATCGAGAACGACGCCGACAACGTGCGCGAGGTGCTGGTCGAGGGCGGCAGCAAGAACGCGCGCCTGACCGAGATAGAAGAAAACGCGCGCCGCAAGGGCATCGACGTGCGCCGCGTCACCGGGCAGGCGCTGGACGGCGTGGCCGGCTCGTTGCGCCACCAGGGCGTCGCCGCCCGCTATGCCGCCGCCAGGACCTGGGACGAGGGCGAACTGCAGGGCCTGGTGGAAGCCGCCGAGGGCAAGGCGCTGCTGCTGGTGCTGGACGGCGTGCAGGACCCGCACAACCTGGGCGCCTGCCTGCGCAGCGCCGCCGGTGCCGGCGTCACCGCGGTGGTCATCCCCAAGGACAAGTCGGTGGGCGTCAATGCCACCGTGCGCAAGACCTCGGCCGGTGCGGCCGACCGCATCCCGGTGGTGCAGGTCACCAACCTGTCGCGCTGCCTGCGCGACCTGCAACAGTTGGGCGTCTGGATCTACGGCCTGGCGGGTGAAGCCGAGGCGTCGCTTTATTCGCTCGACCTGCGCGGCAACGTCGCGCTGGTGCTGGGTGGCGAAGCCGACGGCCTGCGCCGGCTGACGCGCGAGCATTGCGATGGCCTGGTGAAGATCCCCATGCCCGGCGACATCGAGAGCCTCAACGTGTCGGTCGCCGCCGGCGTCACCCTGTTCGAAGCCGTCCGCCAACGCCAATAA
- a CDS encoding thiopurine S-methyltransferase, producing MDADFWLQRWQEGQIGFHRGDVMPLLEKHWPSLQLPAGSRVLVPLCGKSLDMHWLAAQGHRVLGVELSPLAVTQFFDEAGLAPVRTTSRYGEHFSAGPVEIILGDAFGLDPALLAEVAGVYDRAALIALPPDLRLRYRDTVYASLPAGCQGLLITLEYPQAEKAGPPFSVEQAEVDALFAAPWRHSLLERRDILDQEPRFREEGLSALDTAVYHLTKGHL from the coding sequence ATGGACGCCGATTTCTGGTTGCAACGCTGGCAGGAAGGGCAGATCGGCTTCCATCGCGGCGACGTGATGCCGCTGCTGGAAAAGCACTGGCCCTCGCTGCAGCTGCCGGCGGGCAGCCGCGTGCTGGTACCGCTGTGCGGGAAATCGCTCGACATGCACTGGCTGGCCGCGCAGGGCCATCGGGTGCTGGGCGTGGAGCTGTCGCCGCTGGCCGTGACGCAGTTCTTCGATGAGGCAGGCCTGGCGCCCGTGCGCACGACCAGCCGCTACGGCGAGCACTTCAGCGCCGGTCCTGTGGAGATCATCCTGGGCGATGCATTCGGGCTGGATCCGGCGTTGCTCGCGGAGGTGGCCGGGGTCTACGACCGCGCGGCGCTGATCGCGCTGCCCCCGGACCTGCGCCTGCGCTATCGCGACACGGTCTATGCATCGCTCCCGGCCGGATGCCAGGGACTGCTCATCACGCTGGAGTATCCGCAGGCCGAGAAGGCCGGTCCGCCCTTCTCGGTGGAACAGGCGGAAGTGGACGCATTGTTCGCGGCACCGTGGCGCCACAGCCTGCTGGAACGGCGCGACATCCTCGACCAGGAGCCGCGCTTCCGCGAGGAAGGCCTGAGTGCGCTGGACACTGCCGTGTACCACCTGACGAAGGGACATCTGTAG
- the parC gene encoding DNA topoisomerase IV subunit A gives MTETIRPTFHGFEQIPLREYAERAYLDYSMYVVLDRALPFIGDGLKPVQRRIVYSMSELGLNAGAKPKKSARTVGDVIGKYHPHGDSACYEALVLMAQPFSYRYPLIEGQGNFGSPDDPKSFAAMRYTESKLTPIAEVLLGELGQGTVDWTPNFDGTLEEPTWLPARLPHLLLNGTTGIAVGMATDVPPHNLNEIVSACIRLIDDPDATVADLCEHVRGPDYPTRAEIITAASDLRTLYENGTGSVRARAVWRKDNANIVIDALPYQVSPSKVIEQIAAQMRAKKLPWLEDIRDESDHANPVRVVLIPRSSRVDAEQLMGHLFATTDLEKSYRVNLNIIGLDGRPQVKNLKMLLTEWLAFRSDTVTRRLKHRLEKVERRLHLLEGLLVAFLNLDEVIRIIRTEDEPKAALIARFALSEEQADYILDTKLKQLARLEEMKIRGEQDELQAEREKIAAILDSKPKLKKLIKDELTADAKKFGDARLSPLVQRDAAQALDETELVASEPMTVVLSEKGWIRAAKGHDVDAATLSYRDGDSLLAAVRSRSTQQVAFLDSEGRSYSTAVHTLPSARGNGEPLTGRFSPAAGASFRALASGDNDSRFVLASSHGYGFVTRFENLTGRQKAGKAMLNLTPGAGVLQPAQVANVGTDRIVAVTSAGHLLAFPVSELPELDKGKGNKLIEIPKAKLGTERVVAIAAVAPGSTLLVKSGQRTMSLSFKDLDEYVGARATRGGLLPRGWQKVDGLDVQ, from the coding sequence ATGACCGAAACGATCCGCCCCACCTTCCACGGCTTCGAGCAGATCCCGCTGCGCGAGTACGCCGAGCGCGCCTACCTCGACTACTCGATGTACGTGGTGCTGGACCGCGCCCTGCCCTTCATCGGCGACGGGCTGAAGCCGGTGCAGCGGCGCATCGTCTATTCGATGAGCGAGCTGGGCCTGAACGCCGGCGCCAAGCCGAAGAAGTCCGCACGCACCGTGGGCGACGTGATCGGCAAGTACCATCCGCACGGCGACAGCGCCTGCTACGAAGCGCTGGTGCTGATGGCGCAGCCGTTCTCGTACCGCTACCCGCTGATCGAGGGCCAGGGCAACTTCGGTTCGCCGGACGATCCTAAGTCGTTCGCCGCCATGCGCTACACCGAGTCCAAGCTCACGCCCATCGCCGAGGTGCTGCTGGGCGAACTGGGCCAGGGCACGGTGGACTGGACGCCCAACTTCGACGGCACGCTGGAGGAACCCACCTGGCTGCCGGCACGCCTGCCGCACCTGCTGCTCAACGGCACCACCGGCATCGCCGTCGGCATGGCCACCGACGTACCCCCGCACAACCTCAACGAGATCGTCAGCGCCTGCATCCGCCTGATCGACGACCCGGACGCGACCGTGGCCGACCTGTGCGAACACGTGCGCGGCCCGGACTACCCCACCAGGGCGGAGATCATCACCGCGGCGTCCGACCTGCGCACCCTGTACGAGAACGGCACCGGCAGCGTGCGCGCACGCGCCGTGTGGCGCAAGGACAACGCCAACATCGTCATCGATGCCCTGCCCTACCAGGTGTCGCCGTCGAAGGTGATCGAGCAGATCGCGGCGCAGATGCGGGCCAAGAAGCTGCCCTGGCTGGAAGACATCCGCGACGAATCCGACCATGCCAACCCGGTGCGCGTGGTGCTGATCCCGCGCTCCAGCCGCGTGGACGCGGAGCAGCTGATGGGCCACCTGTTCGCCACCACCGACCTGGAGAAGAGCTACCGGGTCAACCTGAACATCATCGGGCTGGACGGCCGGCCGCAGGTCAAGAACCTGAAGATGCTGCTGACCGAATGGCTGGCGTTCCGCAGCGATACGGTGACGCGCCGCCTCAAACACCGGCTGGAAAAGGTCGAGCGTCGCCTGCACCTGTTGGAAGGCCTGCTGGTCGCGTTCCTCAACCTGGATGAAGTCATCCGCATCATCCGCACCGAGGACGAACCCAAGGCCGCGCTGATCGCGCGCTTCGCGCTGAGCGAGGAACAGGCCGACTACATCCTGGACACCAAGCTGAAGCAGCTCGCCCGCCTGGAGGAAATGAAGATCCGCGGCGAGCAGGACGAACTGCAGGCCGAGCGCGAGAAGATCGCCGCCATCCTGGACTCCAAGCCCAAGCTGAAGAAGCTGATCAAGGACGAACTGACGGCGGACGCGAAGAAATTCGGCGACGCGCGCCTGTCGCCGCTGGTGCAGCGCGATGCCGCGCAGGCACTGGACGAAACCGAACTGGTCGCCAGCGAGCCGATGACGGTGGTGCTGTCGGAGAAGGGCTGGATCCGCGCCGCCAAGGGCCACGACGTGGATGCCGCCACGCTGTCCTACCGCGACGGCGACAGTCTGCTGGCGGCGGTACGCTCGCGCAGCACGCAACAGGTGGCCTTCCTGGATTCGGAAGGCCGCAGCTACTCCACCGCCGTGCACACGCTGCCCTCTGCGCGCGGCAACGGCGAGCCGCTGACCGGCCGCTTCTCGCCGGCGGCGGGCGCGTCGTTCCGGGCACTGGCCAGCGGCGACAACGACAGCCGCTTCGTGCTGGCGTCCTCGCACGGCTATGGCTTCGTCACCCGCTTCGAAAACCTCACCGGACGCCAGAAGGCGGGCAAGGCGATGCTCAACCTGACCCCGGGCGCGGGCGTGCTGCAGCCCGCACAGGTGGCCAACGTCGGGACCGACCGCATCGTCGCCGTGACCAGCGCGGGCCACCTGCTGGCATTCCCGGTCAGCGAACTGCCCGAACTGGACAAGGGCAAGGGCAACAAGCTGATCGAAATCCCGAAGGCCAAGCTGGGCACCGAGCGCGTGGTCGCCATCGCCGCCGTCGCGCCGGGCAGCACGCTGCTGGTGAAGAGCGGGCAGCGCACGATGAGCCTGTCGTTCAAGGACCTGGACGAGTATGTCGGCGCGCGGGCGACGCGGGGCGGGTTGTTGCCGCGGGGGTGGCAGAAGGTCGACGGGCTGGACGTCCAGTAG
- the rnr gene encoding ribonuclease R, translated as MPDLPAGGGGAKPAAPATRRTAPARTAGRFVDPHAQREARRYEQPIASREAILGFLEAAEGPQTAEEIAGPLGLEAPDRFEALSKRLGAMVRDGQLVQNRRGGFAPVQHTALIAGTVIANPDGFGFLRPDTGGGDDLFLPPYEMRKVMHGDRALANVTGIDRRGRREGSIARVLERGVTRLIGRFGFEVGIAYVAPDDKRIQRNVQIPQDAIGGARDGQLVVVELTQAPDARRPPIGKVIAVLGDSLTPSLVVEAAIHGHNLPHEFPQEVLDEATAVPLVVEPAMVGDRVDLRSTALVTIDGEDAKDFDDAVYCEPTRDGFRLIVAIADVSHYVRPGTPLDDEAQKRATSVYFPGYVVPMLPETLSNGICSLNPRVDRMTFVCDMQVNRDGEVTGSKFYEAVMNSHARLTYTQVWKAVGENDEETRAQIAPVLPHVERLYQLYHVLAKARTQRGAIEFESSEVRFVLDNRGEVTQAGMLVRNDAHKLIEECMIAANVEAARFLLKAYIPAPYRIHEKPPETKYMDLLEFLKEFKLSMPSWGKVQPKDFTHLLKKVRERPDAALLESVLLRSQSLAVYSPDNVGHFGLALEAYAHFTSPIRRYPDLLVHRAIKHGLTKKKPDAFLYAPRDMAALALQCSERERRADEAEREVDERFRAAWMEQHVGGQFDGVISGVTSFGLFVELDQSKVNGLVHVTQLPHDYYHFDPLRKTLSGERRGMSFRLGDRVRIIVLKASLEERKIDFRLVEDKQDQGLPPPPPRGQPAKRKKRKY; from the coding sequence ATGCCCGACCTCCCGGCGGGCGGTGGCGGGGCCAAGCCTGCGGCCCCGGCCACACGCCGCACCGCGCCCGCGCGCACGGCGGGACGGTTCGTCGATCCCCACGCGCAGCGCGAAGCGCGGCGCTACGAACAGCCCATCGCCAGCCGCGAGGCCATCCTGGGCTTCCTGGAAGCCGCGGAGGGGCCGCAGACGGCCGAGGAGATTGCCGGCCCGCTGGGCCTGGAGGCCCCCGACCGCTTCGAAGCCCTGTCCAAGCGCCTGGGCGCGATGGTCCGCGACGGGCAGCTGGTGCAGAACCGGCGCGGCGGTTTCGCACCGGTGCAGCACACCGCGCTGATCGCCGGCACGGTGATCGCCAACCCGGACGGCTTCGGTTTCCTGCGGCCCGACACCGGCGGGGGCGACGACCTGTTCCTGCCGCCCTACGAGATGCGCAAGGTCATGCACGGCGACCGTGCGCTGGCCAACGTCACCGGCATCGACCGGCGCGGCCGCCGCGAAGGCAGCATCGCGCGCGTGCTGGAGCGCGGGGTGACCCGGCTGATCGGCCGTTTCGGCTTCGAGGTGGGCATCGCCTACGTGGCCCCGGACGACAAGCGCATCCAGCGCAACGTGCAGATCCCGCAGGACGCCATCGGCGGCGCGCGCGACGGCCAGCTGGTGGTGGTCGAGCTGACCCAGGCGCCGGATGCGCGGCGCCCGCCCATCGGCAAGGTGATCGCGGTGCTGGGCGACAGCCTGACGCCGTCGCTGGTGGTGGAAGCCGCGATCCATGGACACAACCTGCCGCACGAATTCCCGCAGGAGGTGCTGGACGAGGCCACGGCGGTGCCGCTGGTGGTCGAGCCGGCGATGGTCGGCGACCGCGTCGACCTGCGGTCCACGGCGCTGGTCACCATCGATGGCGAGGACGCCAAGGACTTCGACGACGCGGTCTACTGCGAACCCACGCGCGATGGCTTCCGCCTGATCGTCGCCATCGCCGACGTGTCGCACTACGTCCGCCCGGGGACGCCGCTGGACGACGAGGCGCAGAAGCGCGCGACCTCGGTCTATTTCCCCGGCTATGTGGTGCCGATGCTGCCGGAGACGCTGTCCAACGGCATCTGCTCGCTGAATCCCAGGGTCGATCGCATGACCTTCGTCTGCGACATGCAGGTCAACCGCGACGGCGAGGTGACCGGCTCGAAGTTCTACGAAGCGGTGATGAACTCGCACGCGCGCCTGACCTATACCCAGGTGTGGAAGGCGGTGGGCGAGAACGACGAGGAAACCCGCGCACAGATCGCCCCGGTGCTGCCGCATGTCGAGCGCCTGTACCAGCTCTACCACGTGCTGGCGAAGGCGCGCACGCAACGCGGCGCCATCGAGTTCGAGAGTTCGGAGGTCCGCTTCGTGCTGGACAACCGCGGCGAGGTCACCCAGGCCGGCATGCTGGTGCGCAACGATGCGCACAAGCTGATCGAGGAGTGCATGATCGCCGCCAATGTGGAAGCGGCCCGTTTCCTGTTGAAGGCGTACATCCCAGCGCCGTACCGCATCCACGAGAAGCCGCCGGAGACCAAGTACATGGACCTGCTGGAATTCCTCAAGGAATTCAAGCTGTCGATGCCGTCGTGGGGCAAGGTGCAGCCGAAGGACTTCACCCACCTGCTCAAGAAAGTGCGCGAGCGGCCCGACGCGGCGCTGCTGGAGTCGGTGCTGCTGCGCAGCCAGAGCCTGGCGGTGTATTCGCCCGACAATGTCGGCCACTTCGGCCTGGCGCTGGAGGCGTATGCGCATTTCACTTCGCCGATCCGCCGGTATCCCGACCTGCTGGTGCACCGCGCGATCAAGCACGGGCTGACGAAGAAAAAGCCCGATGCCTTCCTGTACGCGCCGCGCGACATGGCCGCGCTGGCGCTGCAGTGCTCCGAGCGCGAGCGCCGCGCCGACGAGGCCGAGCGCGAAGTCGACGAGCGCTTCCGCGCGGCATGGATGGAGCAGCATGTCGGCGGCCAGTTCGACGGCGTGATCAGCGGCGTCACCAGCTTCGGCCTGTTCGTGGAACTGGACCAGTCCAAGGTCAACGGGCTGGTCCACGTGACCCAGCTGCCGCACGACTATTACCACTTCGACCCGCTCCGCAAGACGCTCTCGGGCGAGCGACGCGGCATGTCGTTCCGGCTGGGCGACCGGGTGCGCATCATCGTGCTGAAGGCCAGCCTGGAGGAACGCAAGATCGACTTCCGCCTGGTCGAGGACAAGCAGGACCAGGGCCTGCCGCCGCCGCCACCGCGTGGCCAGCCGGCCAAGCGGAAGAAGCGGAAGTACTGA
- a CDS encoding GFA family protein: MPTQIHTGGCQCGAIRFRITGELKDASICHCRMCQKAFGAYYAPLVSTRGARLEWTRGEPKRFRSSNVVQRGFCGECGTPLTYEAPDGVAVAAGAFDDPHPLAPWVQYGVEGKLPYVDDLAALPQRRTEEDQAAAAFLADVVSFQHPDHDTPAWPPR, from the coding sequence ATGCCCACCCAGATCCACACCGGCGGATGCCAATGCGGCGCCATCCGCTTCCGTATCACCGGCGAGTTGAAGGACGCTTCCATCTGTCATTGCCGCATGTGCCAGAAAGCGTTCGGTGCCTACTACGCGCCGCTGGTATCGACGCGCGGGGCGCGGCTGGAATGGACACGCGGGGAGCCGAAGCGGTTCCGCTCGTCCAATGTGGTGCAGCGTGGCTTCTGCGGCGAATGCGGCACCCCGCTCACCTACGAAGCTCCGGATGGCGTGGCGGTGGCGGCGGGCGCGTTCGATGATCCCCACCCCCTGGCGCCGTGGGTGCAGTACGGCGTGGAAGGCAAGCTGCCCTACGTGGACGACCTGGCGGCACTGCCGCAGCGGCGCACCGAGGAGGACCAGGCCGCGGCCGCATTCCTTGCCGACGTGGTCTCTTTCCAGCATCCGGACCACGACACGCCGGCCTGGCCGCCGCGCTGA
- a CDS encoding P1 family peptidase: MPATPHRFPIRLAALLLAVVSAGTFAQDAPRARARDLGVAPGIFATGTHNAITDVAGVRVGQVTLVEGDSVRTGVTAILPHPGNAYRSRVPAAVHVGNGFGKFIGSTQVNELGELETPILLTCTLCVWKAADAMAAWMLERPDMQQVRSLNVVVGETNDGGLNDIRARPVTAEAVRRALDTASAGPVQEGSVGAGTGTVAFGWKGGMGTSSRRLPASLGGWTVGVLVQSNFGGVLQVAGAPVGRALDRYAFQQAVALQAQGRRGLADDRGDGSIIIVIATDAPLGDRNLRRVASRAMMGLGRTGSSASNGSGDYVLAFSTADSVRRGFDAPKLDTSELANEQMSAVFQASVEAVEEAIYNSIFMATTVSGNGQTVEAIPLDRVRDVLRRHGIAPAK, encoded by the coding sequence ATGCCCGCAACGCCGCACCGTTTTCCGATCCGGCTGGCGGCGTTGCTGCTCGCCGTCGTTTCCGCCGGCACGTTCGCGCAGGACGCGCCCCGCGCGCGTGCTCGCGACCTGGGCGTGGCGCCGGGCATTTTCGCCACCGGCACCCACAACGCCATCACCGACGTGGCCGGCGTGCGCGTGGGGCAGGTGACGCTGGTGGAGGGCGACAGCGTGCGCACCGGCGTCACCGCCATCCTGCCGCATCCCGGCAATGCCTACCGCTCGCGCGTGCCTGCCGCGGTGCATGTCGGCAACGGCTTCGGCAAATTCATCGGCAGCACCCAGGTGAACGAACTGGGTGAACTGGAAACGCCCATCCTGCTGACCTGCACGCTGTGCGTGTGGAAGGCCGCCGACGCGATGGCGGCCTGGATGCTGGAGCGTCCGGACATGCAGCAGGTGCGTTCGCTCAACGTGGTGGTCGGCGAGACCAACGATGGCGGACTCAACGACATCCGCGCGCGCCCGGTCACGGCCGAGGCGGTGCGCCGTGCGCTGGATACGGCCAGTGCAGGGCCGGTGCAGGAGGGCAGCGTGGGCGCCGGCACCGGCACCGTGGCGTTCGGCTGGAAGGGCGGCATGGGCACTTCCTCGCGCAGGCTGCCCGCATCGCTGGGTGGATGGACCGTCGGCGTGCTGGTGCAGAGCAATTTCGGTGGCGTGCTGCAGGTGGCCGGTGCGCCGGTGGGGCGCGCGCTGGACCGCTACGCGTTCCAGCAGGCGGTCGCATTGCAGGCGCAGGGCCGGCGTGGCCTTGCCGACGACCGTGGCGACGGCTCGATCATCATCGTCATCGCCACCGATGCGCCGCTGGGCGACCGCAACCTGCGCCGCGTCGCCTCGCGCGCGATGATGGGTCTGGGGCGCACCGGCAGTTCGGCGTCCAACGGCAGCGGCGACTACGTGCTCGCGTTCTCCACCGCGGACTCGGTCCGTCGCGGGTTCGATGCGCCGAAGCTGGACACCTCGGAACTGGCCAACGAGCAGATGAGCGCGGTGTTCCAGGCCAGCGTGGAAGCCGTCGAGGAAGCGATCTACAACTCCATCTTCATGGCGACCACCGTCAGCGGCAACGGCCAGACGGTCGAAGCGATTCCGCTGGATCGCGTGCGCGATGTCCTGCGCCGGCACGGTATCGCACCGGCGAAGTAG
- a CDS encoding XRE family transcriptional regulator — translation MSVLEHVAENVRRLRTGAGLSQQALAEAADVSRRMLVGIESGDANVSLNTLDRIAEALRVSFADLVKPPGAPGLDRIEALAWSGRVRGSQGVLLATAPAAHDVELWAWTLMPGDRYTSAADPAGWHEMFFVIEGSLVIELPGREHVVAAGDFFVFPSDCDYAYRNDGDTPLRFVRNVVH, via the coding sequence ATGAGCGTACTGGAACACGTCGCCGAGAATGTCCGCCGGTTGCGGACAGGGGCTGGCCTCAGCCAGCAGGCCCTTGCCGAGGCGGCCGACGTCAGCCGGCGGATGCTGGTCGGCATCGAATCCGGCGACGCCAATGTCAGCCTGAACACCCTGGACCGGATCGCCGAGGCCTTGCGGGTGAGCTTCGCCGATCTGGTGAAGCCGCCGGGCGCGCCGGGCCTGGACCGTATCGAAGCACTCGCCTGGAGCGGCCGCGTGCGGGGGTCGCAGGGCGTGCTGCTCGCCACCGCACCTGCGGCGCACGACGTGGAACTGTGGGCCTGGACGCTGATGCCGGGCGACCGCTACACCTCGGCGGCGGACCCGGCCGGCTGGCACGAGATGTTCTTCGTCATCGAAGGCAGCCTGGTGATCGAACTGCCGGGCCGCGAACACGTCGTCGCAGCCGGCGACTTCTTCGTATTTCCCAGCGACTGCGACTACGCCTACCGCAACGACGGCGACACGCCGTTGCGCTTCGTCCGCAACGTCGTGCACTGA